One genomic window of Cricetulus griseus strain 17A/GY chromosome 3, alternate assembly CriGri-PICRH-1.0, whole genome shotgun sequence includes the following:
- the LOC100774343 gene encoding serine/threonine-protein phosphatase 2A 55 kDa regulatory subunit B delta isoform isoform X1, which yields MVLAWLPVASAHPHRGRHWSSRSQICVIVNTALTLWSTEGSTVKTTAIEEVVNSRMTRTLTEIDSQEESSGHSLLLQSCRCSSQEFCPADIISTVEFNYSGDLLATGDKGGRVVIFQREQENKGRTHSRGEYNVYSTFQSHEPEFDYLKSLEIEEKINKIRWLPQQNAAHFLLSTNDKTIKLWKISERDKRAEGYNLKDEDGRLRDPFRITALRVPILKPMDLMVEASPRRIFANAHTYHINSISVNSDHETYLSADDLRINLWHLEITDRSFNIVDIKPANMEELTEVITAAEFHPHQCNVLVYSSSKGTIRLCDMRSSALCDRHAKFFEEPEDPSSRSFFSEIISSISDVKFSHSGRYMMTRDYLSVKVWDLNMEGRPVETHQVHEYLRSKLCSLYENDCIFDKFECCWNGSDSAIMTGSYNNFFRMFDRNTRRDVTLEASRENSKPRACLKPRKVCTGGKRKKDEISVDSLDFNKKILHTAWHPMESIIAVAATNNLYIFQDKIN from the exons ATGGTGCTGGCCTGGCTTCCTGTGGCCTCTGCTCATCCACACAGAGGACGACATTggtccagcagatcacagatctGTGTCATTGTCAATACAGCTTTGACCCTTTGGTCCACCGAAGGTTCCACAGTGAAGACCACTGCCATTGAGGAAGTTGTTAACAGTAGAATGACCAGGACCTTGACAG AAATTGATTCCCAGGAAGAGTCATCAGGTCATTCTTTGCTGCTGCAGAGCTGCAGGTGTTCCAGCCAGGAGTTCTGTCCAG CCGACATCATCTCCACCGTTGAGTTTAACTACTCTGGAGACCTTCTTGCAACAGGAGACAAAGGTGGCAGAGTTGTTATTTTCCAACGGGAACAAGAG AATAAAGGCCGCACTCACTCTAGGGGAGAGTACAATGTTTACAGTACCTTTCAGAGTCATGAGCCAGAGTTTGACTATTTGAAAAGTctagaaattgaagaaaaaattaataaaatcaggtgGTTGCCGCAACAGAATGCTGCTCATTTTCTACTCTCTACAAATG ataaaaCTATTAAATTATGGAAAATAAGTGAACGGGATAAAAGAGCAGAAGGTTATAACTTGAAAGATGAAGATGGACGACTTCGAGACCCATTTAGAATTACGGCACTACGG GTTCCAATATTGAAGCCCATGGACCTTATGGTAGAAGCAAGTCCACGACGAATTTTTGCAAATGCTCATACATATCACATAAATTCCATTTCAGTAAATAGTGATCATGAAACATATCTCTCTGCAGATGATCTGAGAATTAACCTATGGCATTTAGAAATCACAGATAGAAGCTTCA ACATTGTAGACATCAAGCCAGCTAACATGGAGGAGCTGACAGAAGTCATCACCGCCGCTGAGTTCCACCCACACCAGTGCAACGTGTTGGTCTACAGCAGTAGCAAGGGGACCATCAGGCTGTGTGACATGCGCTCCTCTGCCCTGTGTGACAGGCATGCCAAGT tttttgaagAGCCAGAAGACCCCAGCAGTAGATCCTTTTTCTCAGAAATAATCTCGTCTATATCTGATGTCAAGTTCAGCCACAGTGGTCGGTACATGATGACCAGAGACTATCTGTCGGTGAAGGTATGGGACCTCAACATGGAGGGCAGGCCTGTCGAGACCCACCAGGTACATGAGTACCTACGAAGCAAGCTCTGCTCCTTGTATGAGAATGACTGCATCTTTGACAAGTTCGAGTGCTGCTGGAACGGTTCAGACAG TGCCATTATGACGGGCTCCTACAACAACTTCTTTAGAATGTTTGATAGAAACACTCGGAGAGATGTTACGCTGGAAGCCTCAAGAGAGAACAGCAAACCCCGAGCCTGCCTGAAGCCCCGGAAAGTATGTACAGGGGGTAAGAGAAAGAAGGACGAGATTAGCGTGGACAGTTTGGACTTCAATAAGAAGATCCTTCACACAGCCTGGCACCCCATGGAGAGCATTATTGCTGTAGCTGCCACCAATAACTTGTATATATTCCAGGACAAAATTAATTAA
- the LOC100774343 gene encoding serine/threonine-protein phosphatase 2A 55 kDa regulatory subunit B delta isoform isoform X2, giving the protein MVLAWLPVASAHPHRGRHWSSRSQICVIVNTALTLWSTEGSTVKTTAIEEVVNSRMTRTLTADIISTVEFNYSGDLLATGDKGGRVVIFQREQENKGRTHSRGEYNVYSTFQSHEPEFDYLKSLEIEEKINKIRWLPQQNAAHFLLSTNDKTIKLWKISERDKRAEGYNLKDEDGRLRDPFRITALRVPILKPMDLMVEASPRRIFANAHTYHINSISVNSDHETYLSADDLRINLWHLEITDRSFNIVDIKPANMEELTEVITAAEFHPHQCNVLVYSSSKGTIRLCDMRSSALCDRHAKFFEEPEDPSSRSFFSEIISSISDVKFSHSGRYMMTRDYLSVKVWDLNMEGRPVETHQVHEYLRSKLCSLYENDCIFDKFECCWNGSDSAIMTGSYNNFFRMFDRNTRRDVTLEASRENSKPRACLKPRKVCTGGKRKKDEISVDSLDFNKKILHTAWHPMESIIAVAATNNLYIFQDKIN; this is encoded by the exons ATGGTGCTGGCCTGGCTTCCTGTGGCCTCTGCTCATCCACACAGAGGACGACATTggtccagcagatcacagatctGTGTCATTGTCAATACAGCTTTGACCCTTTGGTCCACCGAAGGTTCCACAGTGAAGACCACTGCCATTGAGGAAGTTGTTAACAGTAGAATGACCAGGACCTTGACAG CCGACATCATCTCCACCGTTGAGTTTAACTACTCTGGAGACCTTCTTGCAACAGGAGACAAAGGTGGCAGAGTTGTTATTTTCCAACGGGAACAAGAG AATAAAGGCCGCACTCACTCTAGGGGAGAGTACAATGTTTACAGTACCTTTCAGAGTCATGAGCCAGAGTTTGACTATTTGAAAAGTctagaaattgaagaaaaaattaataaaatcaggtgGTTGCCGCAACAGAATGCTGCTCATTTTCTACTCTCTACAAATG ataaaaCTATTAAATTATGGAAAATAAGTGAACGGGATAAAAGAGCAGAAGGTTATAACTTGAAAGATGAAGATGGACGACTTCGAGACCCATTTAGAATTACGGCACTACGG GTTCCAATATTGAAGCCCATGGACCTTATGGTAGAAGCAAGTCCACGACGAATTTTTGCAAATGCTCATACATATCACATAAATTCCATTTCAGTAAATAGTGATCATGAAACATATCTCTCTGCAGATGATCTGAGAATTAACCTATGGCATTTAGAAATCACAGATAGAAGCTTCA ACATTGTAGACATCAAGCCAGCTAACATGGAGGAGCTGACAGAAGTCATCACCGCCGCTGAGTTCCACCCACACCAGTGCAACGTGTTGGTCTACAGCAGTAGCAAGGGGACCATCAGGCTGTGTGACATGCGCTCCTCTGCCCTGTGTGACAGGCATGCCAAGT tttttgaagAGCCAGAAGACCCCAGCAGTAGATCCTTTTTCTCAGAAATAATCTCGTCTATATCTGATGTCAAGTTCAGCCACAGTGGTCGGTACATGATGACCAGAGACTATCTGTCGGTGAAGGTATGGGACCTCAACATGGAGGGCAGGCCTGTCGAGACCCACCAGGTACATGAGTACCTACGAAGCAAGCTCTGCTCCTTGTATGAGAATGACTGCATCTTTGACAAGTTCGAGTGCTGCTGGAACGGTTCAGACAG TGCCATTATGACGGGCTCCTACAACAACTTCTTTAGAATGTTTGATAGAAACACTCGGAGAGATGTTACGCTGGAAGCCTCAAGAGAGAACAGCAAACCCCGAGCCTGCCTGAAGCCCCGGAAAGTATGTACAGGGGGTAAGAGAAAGAAGGACGAGATTAGCGTGGACAGTTTGGACTTCAATAAGAAGATCCTTCACACAGCCTGGCACCCCATGGAGAGCATTATTGCTGTAGCTGCCACCAATAACTTGTATATATTCCAGGACAAAATTAATTAA
- the LOC100774343 gene encoding serine/threonine-protein phosphatase 2A 55 kDa regulatory subunit B delta isoform isoform X4, translated as MPVNTKRQDTWKGIVQRSDIISTVEFNYSGDLLATGDKGGRVVIFQREQENKGRTHSRGEYNVYSTFQSHEPEFDYLKSLEIEEKINKIRWLPQQNAAHFLLSTNDKTIKLWKISERDKRAEGYNLKDEDGRLRDPFRITALRVPILKPMDLMVEASPRRIFANAHTYHINSISVNSDHETYLSADDLRINLWHLEITDRSFNIVDIKPANMEELTEVITAAEFHPHQCNVLVYSSSKGTIRLCDMRSSALCDRHAKFFEEPEDPSSRSFFSEIISSISDVKFSHSGRYMMTRDYLSVKVWDLNMEGRPVETHQVHEYLRSKLCSLYENDCIFDKFECCWNGSDSAIMTGSYNNFFRMFDRNTRRDVTLEASRENSKPRACLKPRKVCTGGKRKKDEISVDSLDFNKKILHTAWHPMESIIAVAATNNLYIFQDKIN; from the exons ATGCCAGTCAATACAAAAAGGCAAGATACATGGAAAGGCATTGTGCAGAGAT CCGACATCATCTCCACCGTTGAGTTTAACTACTCTGGAGACCTTCTTGCAACAGGAGACAAAGGTGGCAGAGTTGTTATTTTCCAACGGGAACAAGAG AATAAAGGCCGCACTCACTCTAGGGGAGAGTACAATGTTTACAGTACCTTTCAGAGTCATGAGCCAGAGTTTGACTATTTGAAAAGTctagaaattgaagaaaaaattaataaaatcaggtgGTTGCCGCAACAGAATGCTGCTCATTTTCTACTCTCTACAAATG ataaaaCTATTAAATTATGGAAAATAAGTGAACGGGATAAAAGAGCAGAAGGTTATAACTTGAAAGATGAAGATGGACGACTTCGAGACCCATTTAGAATTACGGCACTACGG GTTCCAATATTGAAGCCCATGGACCTTATGGTAGAAGCAAGTCCACGACGAATTTTTGCAAATGCTCATACATATCACATAAATTCCATTTCAGTAAATAGTGATCATGAAACATATCTCTCTGCAGATGATCTGAGAATTAACCTATGGCATTTAGAAATCACAGATAGAAGCTTCA ACATTGTAGACATCAAGCCAGCTAACATGGAGGAGCTGACAGAAGTCATCACCGCCGCTGAGTTCCACCCACACCAGTGCAACGTGTTGGTCTACAGCAGTAGCAAGGGGACCATCAGGCTGTGTGACATGCGCTCCTCTGCCCTGTGTGACAGGCATGCCAAGT tttttgaagAGCCAGAAGACCCCAGCAGTAGATCCTTTTTCTCAGAAATAATCTCGTCTATATCTGATGTCAAGTTCAGCCACAGTGGTCGGTACATGATGACCAGAGACTATCTGTCGGTGAAGGTATGGGACCTCAACATGGAGGGCAGGCCTGTCGAGACCCACCAGGTACATGAGTACCTACGAAGCAAGCTCTGCTCCTTGTATGAGAATGACTGCATCTTTGACAAGTTCGAGTGCTGCTGGAACGGTTCAGACAG TGCCATTATGACGGGCTCCTACAACAACTTCTTTAGAATGTTTGATAGAAACACTCGGAGAGATGTTACGCTGGAAGCCTCAAGAGAGAACAGCAAACCCCGAGCCTGCCTGAAGCCCCGGAAAGTATGTACAGGGGGTAAGAGAAAGAAGGACGAGATTAGCGTGGACAGTTTGGACTTCAATAAGAAGATCCTTCACACAGCCTGGCACCCCATGGAGAGCATTATTGCTGTAGCTGCCACCAATAACTTGTATATATTCCAGGACAAAATTAATTAA
- the LOC100774343 gene encoding serine/threonine-protein phosphatase 2A 55 kDa regulatory subunit B delta isoform isoform X5, producing the protein MAGAGGGGCPAGGNDFQWCFSQVKGAIDEDVAEADIISTVEFNYSGDLLATGDKGGRVVIFQREQENKGRTHSRGEYNVYSTFQSHEPEFDYLKSLEIEEKINKIRWLPQQNAAHFLLSTNDKTIKLWKISERDKRAEGYNLKDEDGRLRDPFRITALRVPILKPMDLMVEASPRRIFANAHTYHINSISVNSDHETYLSADDLRINLWHLEITDRSFNIVDIKPANMEELTEVITAAEFHPHQCNVLVYSSSKGTIRLCDMRSSALCDRHAKFFEEPEDPSSRSFFSEIISSISDVKFSHSGRYMMTRDYLSVKVWDLNMEGRPVETHQVHEYLRSKLCSLYENDCIFDKFECCWNGSDSAIMTGSYNNFFRMFDRNTRRDVTLEASRENSKPRACLKPRKVCTGGKRKKDEISVDSLDFNKKILHTAWHPMESIIAVAATNNLYIFQDKIN; encoded by the exons ATGGCGG GAGCCGGAGGAGGCGGCTGCCCGGCGGGCGGCAACGACTTCCAGTGGTGCTTCTCGCAGGTGAAGGGCGCTATCGACGAGGACGTGGCGGAAG CCGACATCATCTCCACCGTTGAGTTTAACTACTCTGGAGACCTTCTTGCAACAGGAGACAAAGGTGGCAGAGTTGTTATTTTCCAACGGGAACAAGAG AATAAAGGCCGCACTCACTCTAGGGGAGAGTACAATGTTTACAGTACCTTTCAGAGTCATGAGCCAGAGTTTGACTATTTGAAAAGTctagaaattgaagaaaaaattaataaaatcaggtgGTTGCCGCAACAGAATGCTGCTCATTTTCTACTCTCTACAAATG ataaaaCTATTAAATTATGGAAAATAAGTGAACGGGATAAAAGAGCAGAAGGTTATAACTTGAAAGATGAAGATGGACGACTTCGAGACCCATTTAGAATTACGGCACTACGG GTTCCAATATTGAAGCCCATGGACCTTATGGTAGAAGCAAGTCCACGACGAATTTTTGCAAATGCTCATACATATCACATAAATTCCATTTCAGTAAATAGTGATCATGAAACATATCTCTCTGCAGATGATCTGAGAATTAACCTATGGCATTTAGAAATCACAGATAGAAGCTTCA ACATTGTAGACATCAAGCCAGCTAACATGGAGGAGCTGACAGAAGTCATCACCGCCGCTGAGTTCCACCCACACCAGTGCAACGTGTTGGTCTACAGCAGTAGCAAGGGGACCATCAGGCTGTGTGACATGCGCTCCTCTGCCCTGTGTGACAGGCATGCCAAGT tttttgaagAGCCAGAAGACCCCAGCAGTAGATCCTTTTTCTCAGAAATAATCTCGTCTATATCTGATGTCAAGTTCAGCCACAGTGGTCGGTACATGATGACCAGAGACTATCTGTCGGTGAAGGTATGGGACCTCAACATGGAGGGCAGGCCTGTCGAGACCCACCAGGTACATGAGTACCTACGAAGCAAGCTCTGCTCCTTGTATGAGAATGACTGCATCTTTGACAAGTTCGAGTGCTGCTGGAACGGTTCAGACAG TGCCATTATGACGGGCTCCTACAACAACTTCTTTAGAATGTTTGATAGAAACACTCGGAGAGATGTTACGCTGGAAGCCTCAAGAGAGAACAGCAAACCCCGAGCCTGCCTGAAGCCCCGGAAAGTATGTACAGGGGGTAAGAGAAAGAAGGACGAGATTAGCGTGGACAGTTTGGACTTCAATAAGAAGATCCTTCACACAGCCTGGCACCCCATGGAGAGCATTATTGCTGTAGCTGCCACCAATAACTTGTATATATTCCAGGACAAAATTAATTAA